The following are from one region of the Elgaria multicarinata webbii isolate HBS135686 ecotype San Diego chromosome 13, rElgMul1.1.pri, whole genome shotgun sequence genome:
- the LOC134407794 gene encoding urokinase plasminogen activator surface receptor-like — protein MKAALGFTVLLLALLVTVLLPAALGLTCRSCLGTRENCTDQQQICSSNETVCMEETRATYGPISETLKRGCTTPQYCQSFFSIRRGFVSRSIYCCADDLCNAVPYNVTYSTGRNGVECYSCIGSLQECNGKDIPTAQCRGKENHCVEISRQWLPGTGLVEPIIKGCGYYPKEETLLAYSVGGNVSYVTVRVCKGSWCNNSSFTEFSDTEPNGLECYSCLDTGNSECSTENLRPMNCVGTMDQCMNVIDYFRNARIRAGCAHRHLCQDSPFYGALMPKLPVNYVTCCQGPFCNGERDQGAQRGNQACLALLVALLLIALN, from the exons TGttgcttcctgcagctttgggcctCACTTGCCGCAGTTGTCTGGGGACCCGGGAGAATTGCACTGACCAGCAGCAAATCTGTAGCAGCAATGAGACTGTTTGCATGGAGGAAACACGCGCTACCTATG GCCCCATAAGCGAGACCTTGAAAAGAGGGTGCACCACACCCCAGTACTGCCAGTCGTTCTTCTCCATTCGCAGGGGCTTTGTATCGCGAAGCATCTACTGCTGCGCCGATGATCTGTGCAATGCCGTCCCCTACAATG TCACTTACAGCACGGGACGCAATGGAGTGGAGTGTTACAGCTGCATCGGTAGCTTGCAGGAGTGTAACGGCAAAGACATTCCTACTGCCCAGTGCAGAGGTAAAGAAAATCACTGCGTGGAAATCTCTCGCCAGTGGCTACCAG GAACTGGTCTGGTGGAGCCCATAATCAAAGGCTGTGGGTATTACCCTAAAGAGGAAACACTGCTGGCGTACAGCGTAGGAGGCAACGTCAGCTACGTGACTGTGCGTGTTTGTAAAGGATCCTGGTGCAACAACAGCTCTTTCACAG AGTTTTCTGACACAGAGCCCAACGGGCTAGAATGTTACAGCTGCCTGGACACTGGAAACAGTGAATGCAGCACAGAGAACCTGCGACCGATGAACTGCGTCGGGACCATGGACCAATGCATGAATGTCATAG ATTACTTCCGCAATGCCAGAATCCGAGCCGGCTGCGCCCACCGGCACCTATGCCAAGATTCCCCCTTCTATGGAGCCTTGATGCCCAAACTGCCCGTCAATTACGTGACCTGCTGCCAAGGGCCCTTCTGCAATGGAGAGCGTGACCAGGGTGCCCAAAGAGGCAACCAAGCCTGCCTTGCGCTGCTGGTGGCCTTGCTACTCATAGCACTGAACTAA